A portion of the Cryptomeria japonica chromosome 5, Sugi_1.0, whole genome shotgun sequence genome contains these proteins:
- the LOC131039670 gene encoding uncharacterized protein LOC131039670 — translation MGGEAKSKLSFNRDSAAIYTRKLFFYTNYTLFMAAFASVVVILLIKASPTGWGWVLLTIDVLTVVSGIAGCVSCSQPGCYTCHIVMTAVTAILQGILSLVLFTKPGGSLQHLKKPSSSDEGAGLVKLKAGLSLLIFCVQWIALGLSCIIHYCMFNEFYLEGKKRNRARVGEEPSEAPAHVVCDVKAEKTENQTGNDDDAAKKKKVEDSQEFVSVDLS, via the coding sequence ATGGGTGGAGAAGCAAAATCGAAGCTCAGCTTTAACAGGGATTCTGCAGCAATCTACACCAGGAAGCTCTTCTTCTACACCAATTACACTCTATTCATGGCAGCATTTGCCTCTGTAGTTGTAATTCTTCTGATAAAAGCAAGCCCAACTGGTTGGGGTTGGGTTTTGCTAACCATAGATGTGCTCACAGTTGTCTCTGGTATAGCTGGCTGTGTTTCCTGCAGCCAACCAGGATGCTATACCTGTCACATTGTCATGACTGCAGTGACTGCAATTTTACAGGGCATTTTGTCTCTTGTACTGTTTACTAAGCCTGGAGGGTCTCTGCAACATTTGAAGAAGCCATCTTCTTCTGATGAGGGAGCTGGTTTGGTGAAGCTGAAAGCAGGGCTTTCTCTTTTAATCTTTTGTGTTCAGTGGATTGCACTGGGACTCTCTTGTATCATACATTACTGTATGTTTAATGAGTTTTATTTGGAGGGTAAGAAGAGGAACAGAGCTAGGGTTGGGGAGGAGCCCTCAGAGGCACCGGCTCATGTGGTTTGTGATGTTAAGGCGGAGAAGACTGAAAATCAGACTGgtaatgatgatgatgctgctaagaagaagaaagttgaggaTTCTCAGGAGTTTGTGAGTGTGGATCTAAGTTGA